A window from Citrus sinensis cultivar Valencia sweet orange chromosome 3, DVS_A1.0, whole genome shotgun sequence encodes these proteins:
- the LOC102627128 gene encoding two-pore potassium channel 5 isoform X1 — MRTTKATNRTQHHQPLPHTHQASRLTFTTFSFYIFSFSRMEQEPFLGSQTRPQHQLEAILEEEHDHDTLHTVPQSLSSPHIFNEIENLDQPQSQAPPESSTTWKPGSLHRSKTAPALVVLRDVQQQTSQVPKPKSESSFIIRQAFVLLSIYLFVGVVIYSFNTDHFSGVETHPVVDALYFCIVTMCTIGYGDIAPLTPATKVFACLFVLVGFGFIDILLSGVVNYVLDLQENMILTGIQMGKVKEGFSARDYIVDVAKGRMRIRLKVGLALGVVVLCIAIGALILFFLEDLDWLDSFYLSVMSVTTVGYGDRAFKTLPGRFFAAIWLLFSTLMVARAFLYLAEARIDKRHRRIAKWVLQREITIDDLLAADMNHNGFISKSEYVIFKLKEMGKIGEKDISQICNQFNRLDPNNCGKITLPDLLENHL; from the exons ATGCGAACAACCAAAGCAACCAATCGTACTCAACATCATCAACCACTACCGCACACCCATCAGGCTTCTCGTTTAACCTTCACCACCTTCtctttttacattttctctttttctcggATGGAACAAGAGCCTTTTCTCGGCTCCCAAACTCGACCCCAACACCAACTCGAAGCCATCCTTGAAGAAGAACACGACCATGACACGTTGCATACAGTCCCACAGTCTCTCTCCTCTCCACACATCTTCAACGAAATCGAAAACTTGGACCAACCACAATCACAAGCACCGCCTGAATCCTCAACAACCTGGAAACCCGGTTCGCTTCACCGGTCCAAGACTGCCCCAGCCTTGGTTGTTTTACGTGATGTGCAACAACAGACCTCCCAAGTTCCAAAGCCGAAGTCAGAGTCCAGTTTCATTATCAGACAAGCTTTTGTCTTGCTCTCTATTTACCTTTTTGTTGGTGTTGTTATATATTCCTTTAACACAGATCACTTCTCGGGTGTTGAAACTCACCCAGTCGTTGATGCTCTTTACTTTTGTATTGTCACTATGTGTACCATTGGTTATGGTGACATTGCTCCTTTAACACCGGCTACAAAAGTTTTTGCTTGTCTATTTGTATTGGTGGGATTTGGgtttattgatattttgttaAGTGGGGTTGTGAACTATGTTCTTGATCTTCAAGAGAACATGATTTTAACTGGCATACAAATGGGCAAAGTGAAGGAAGGATTTTCAGCAAGGGATTATATTGTTGACGTGGCAAAAGGAAGGATGAGGATAAGATTGAAAGTTGGTTTGGCACTTGGCGTGGTGGTTCTGTGTATTGCTATTGGAGCTCtgatccttttttttcttgaggATCTTGATTGGCTTGATTCGTTTTATCTGTCAGTTATGTCAGTTACCACGGTTGGGTACGGGGATAGGGCATTTAAGACCTTGCCTGGAAGATTTTTTGCTGCAATTTGGCTTCTGTTTTCCACCCTCATGGTTGCCAGAGCGTTTTTGTATTTGGCAGAGGCGAGAATTGATAAGAGACACAGGAGAATTGCTAAATGGGTGTTGCAGAGAGAGATCACCATTGATGATTTGCTTGCTGCGGATATGAACCATAATGGCTTCATCAG CAAATCAGAATATGTTATCTTCAAGCTTAAAGAGATGGGAAAGATTGGAGAGAAAGATATATCACAAATCTGCAATCAGTTTAACAGGCTTGATCCTAACAACTGTGGAAAGATTACACTGCCTGATCTCCTGGAGAATCATCTTTGA
- the LOC102627128 gene encoding two-pore potassium channel 5 isoform X2 — translation MRTTKATNRTQHHQPLPHTHQASRLTFTTFSFYIFSFSRMEQEPFLGSQTRPQHQLEAILEEEHDHDTLHTVPQSLSSPHIFNEIENLDQPQSQAPPESSTTWKPGSLHRSKTAPALVVLRDVQQQTSQVPKPKSESSFIIRQAFVLLSIYLFVGVVIYSFNTDHFSGVETHPVVDALYFCIVTMCTIGYGDIAPLTPATKVFACLFVLVGFGFIDILLSGVVNYVLDLQENMILTGIQMGKVKEGFSARDYIVDVAKGRMRIRLKVGLALGVVVLCIAIGALILFFLEDLDWLDSFYLSVMSVTTVGYGDRAFKTLPGRFFAAIWLLFSTLMVARAFLYLAEARIDKRHRRIAKWVLQREITIDDLLAADMNHNGFIRICYLQA, via the exons ATGCGAACAACCAAAGCAACCAATCGTACTCAACATCATCAACCACTACCGCACACCCATCAGGCTTCTCGTTTAACCTTCACCACCTTCtctttttacattttctctttttctcggATGGAACAAGAGCCTTTTCTCGGCTCCCAAACTCGACCCCAACACCAACTCGAAGCCATCCTTGAAGAAGAACACGACCATGACACGTTGCATACAGTCCCACAGTCTCTCTCCTCTCCACACATCTTCAACGAAATCGAAAACTTGGACCAACCACAATCACAAGCACCGCCTGAATCCTCAACAACCTGGAAACCCGGTTCGCTTCACCGGTCCAAGACTGCCCCAGCCTTGGTTGTTTTACGTGATGTGCAACAACAGACCTCCCAAGTTCCAAAGCCGAAGTCAGAGTCCAGTTTCATTATCAGACAAGCTTTTGTCTTGCTCTCTATTTACCTTTTTGTTGGTGTTGTTATATATTCCTTTAACACAGATCACTTCTCGGGTGTTGAAACTCACCCAGTCGTTGATGCTCTTTACTTTTGTATTGTCACTATGTGTACCATTGGTTATGGTGACATTGCTCCTTTAACACCGGCTACAAAAGTTTTTGCTTGTCTATTTGTATTGGTGGGATTTGGgtttattgatattttgttaAGTGGGGTTGTGAACTATGTTCTTGATCTTCAAGAGAACATGATTTTAACTGGCATACAAATGGGCAAAGTGAAGGAAGGATTTTCAGCAAGGGATTATATTGTTGACGTGGCAAAAGGAAGGATGAGGATAAGATTGAAAGTTGGTTTGGCACTTGGCGTGGTGGTTCTGTGTATTGCTATTGGAGCTCtgatccttttttttcttgaggATCTTGATTGGCTTGATTCGTTTTATCTGTCAGTTATGTCAGTTACCACGGTTGGGTACGGGGATAGGGCATTTAAGACCTTGCCTGGAAGATTTTTTGCTGCAATTTGGCTTCTGTTTTCCACCCTCATGGTTGCCAGAGCGTTTTTGTATTTGGCAGAGGCGAGAATTGATAAGAGACACAGGAGAATTGCTAAATGGGTGTTGCAGAGAGAGATCACCATTGATGATTTGCTTGCTGCGGATATGAACCATAATGGCTTCATCAG AATATGTTATCTTCAAGCTTAA
- the LOC102616262 gene encoding acyl transferase 4, whose protein sequence is MVRIKEFKQCSNDVVRIRKFYCISSLMALPVIRSNRSLVRPAEHTPTPSGTLDLSSIDQIPVLRCNARTLHVFKRRGPEPEAAAHVIKGALSRALVPYYPLAGRLKESSQGQFQVECSGDGAWFVEASAICTLDSVDYFNDVTSIPYDQLLPDSVPKTDGDVEPLVQMQVTQFACGGFVIGLTFCHSICDGLGAAQFLNAVGELARGLEHPRVAPVWHRDFFPSTPQTRLENATLLHNYLPPPMPSYRLEHANIDIPMDQINQLKRQFYDSTGLKCSAFEIVAASLWRHRTRAISFGPNTQLKLVFFANCRQLLDPPLPKGFYGNCFFPVTITTTSDWLTQATNVDVVKLIQEAKAELPVEFAKYMNGDFTRNGEDPFAPPLAYTTLFISEWGRLGFNQIDYGWGPPVHVVPIQGSSIIPVGIVGSMPLPKVGLRLMTWCVREAHLKTLLDLITNSI, encoded by the exons ATGGTCCGTATAAAAGAATTCAAGCAATGCTCTAACGATGTGGTCAGAATCAGAAAGTTTTATTGCATAAGCTCCCTCATGGCTCTCCCCGTAATCAGATCAAACCGAAGCCTCGTAAGGCCAGCCGAGCACACACCAACACCATCTGGCACGCTGGACCTGTCATCCATTGATCAAATACCAGTTCTAAGATGCAATGCTCGAACACTGCACGTGTTTAAACGACGTGGCCCTGAACCTGAAGCAGCAGCACATGTTATAAAAGGAGCCTTGTCTAGGGCATTGGTTCCTTATTACCCTCTGGCAGGAAGGCTAAAGGAGTCTAGCCAAGGCCAGTTTCAAGTTGAATGTTCTGGAGACGGTGCATGGTTTGTTGAGGCATCTGCTATTTGTACCCTGGATTCTGTTGATTACTTCAATGATGTTACATCCATTCCCTATGATCAGCTCCTTCCTGATTCCGTTCCGAAAACCGACGGCGACGTCGAACCCCTTGTTCAAATGCAG GTGACCCAATTTGCATGTGGTGGTTTTGTGATTGGGCTGACATTCTGCCACAGCATATGTGATGGACTAGGAGCTGCACAATTTCTGAATGCTGTTGGGGAGCTAGCTCGAGGCCTCGAACATCCCAGGGTGGCACCAGTGTGGCACAGGGACTTCTTTCCATCAACACCTCAAACTCGATTGGAAAATGCCACACTATTGCACAATTACTTACCGCCACCGATGCCCAGTTACCGGCTAGAGCATGCCAACATAGACATTCCAATGGATCAAATCAACCAGCTCAAGCGACAATTTTACGACTCAACAGGCCTAAAATGCTCTGCCTTTGAAATTGTAGCTGCCAGTTTGTGGAGGCACAGAACAAGAGCAATAAGCTTCGGGCCAAACACCCAACTCAAGCTTGTGTTCTTTGCAAATTGCCGTCAACTTTTGGACCCTCCACTGCCTAAAGGCTTCTACGGCAATTGCTTCTTTCCTGTGACTATTACTACAACAAGTGATTGGCTTACACAGGCGACGAATGTTGATGTTGTGAAACTGATACAAGAAGCAAAAGCCGAGCTACCTGTTGAATTTGCTAAGTACATGAATGGAGATTTTACCAGGAACGGTGAGGACCCATTCGCCCCACCTCTGGCTTATACAACATTGTTTATATCAGAGTGGGGACGACTGGGATTCAACCAGATTGACTATGGGTGGGGCCCTCCTGTCCACGTGGTACCAATTCAAGGCTCGAGTATTATTCCGGTTGGCATTGTGGGTTCGATGCCGTTGCCCAAAGTTGGCCTCCGTTTGATGACGTGGTGTGTTAGGGAAGCCCATCTCAAAACCCTCCTCGATCTCATCACAAATTCAATTTGA